The Glycine soja cultivar W05 chromosome 8, ASM419377v2, whole genome shotgun sequence genome has a window encoding:
- the LOC114421316 gene encoding sugar carrier protein C-like encodes MPAVGGISNGGGKEYPGSLTPFVTVTCIVAAMGGLIFGYDIGISGGVTSMDPFLLKFFPSVFRKKNSDKTVNQYCQYDSQTLTMFTSSLYLAALLSSLVASTVTRRFGRKLSMLFGGLLFLVGALINGFAQHVWMLIVGRILLGFGIGFANQSVPLYLSEMAPYKYRGALNIGFQLSITVGILVANVLNYFFAKIHGGWGWRLSLGGAMVPALIITIGSLVLPDTPNSMIERGDREKAKAQLRRVRGIDDVEEEFNDLVAASESSRKVEHPWRNLLQRKYRPHLTMAVLIPFFQQLTGINVIMFYAPVLFSSIGFKDDSALMSAVITGVVNVVATCVSIYGVDKWGRRALFLEGGVQMLICQAVVAAAIGAKFGIDGNPGDLPKWYAVVVVLFICIYVSAFAWSWGPLGWLVPSEIFPLEIRSAAQSINVSVNMFFTFLIAQVFLTMLCHMKFGLFIFFAFFVLIMTFFIYFFLPETKGIPIEEMNQVWKAHPFWSRFVENDDYGNGVEMGRGTAIKEV; translated from the exons atgccTGCGGTAGGAGGTATTAGCAACGGAGGGGGCAAGGAGTACCCTGGAAGCCTCACTCCTTTTGTGACGGTAACATGTATAGTTGCAGCCATGGGTGGGTTAATCTTCGGTTACGATATCGGAATTTCAG GTGGGGTGACATCCATGGATCCGTTTCTGCTCAAGTTTTTCCCGTCGGTGTTCCGGAAGAAGAATTCCGACAAAACGGTGAACCAGTACTGTCAATACGACAGCCAGACACTGACGATGTTCACGTCGTCGCTGTATCTCGCCGCGTTGCTGTCGTCGTTGGTTGCCTCCACCGTCACACGTAGGTTCGGCCGAAAACTCTCCATGCTTTTCGGAGGCTTGCTTTTCCTCGTCGGTGCCCTTATCAACGGTTTTGCCCAACACGTGTGGATGCTCATCGTGGGTCGGATCTTGCTCGGGTTCGGTATCGGGTTTGCCAATCAG TCTGTGCCACTCTACCTATCTGAAATGGCTCCATACAAATATAGAGGAGCATTGAACATTGGCTTTCAATTGTCAATCACAGTTGGTATCCTCGTGGCCAATGTGTTGAACTACTTCTTTGCTAAAATCCATGGTGGCTGGGGATGGAGATTGAGTTTGGGAGGTGCTATGGTCCCTGCCCTTATAATCACAATAGGATCACTAGTCCTTCCGGACACTCCCAATTCCATGATTGAAAGGGGTGATCGTGAAAAGGCCAAGGCTCAGCTTCGGAGAGTTCGCGGCATCGACGATGTGGAAGAAGAGTTCAATGACCTTGTTGCAGCTAGTGAATCCTCCAGAAAAGTGGAGCACCCGTGGAGGAACTTGTTGCAAAGAAAGTACAGACCCCACCTCACCATGGCTGTGCTGATTCCATTCTTCCAGCAACTCACTGGAATCAATGTCATCATGTTTTACGCGCCGGTGTTGTTCAGCTCCATCGGGTTTAAGGATGATTCTGCTCTAATGTCAGCTGTGATCACTGGCGTTGTTAATGTTGTGGCAACTTGCGTCTCAATTTATGGTGTTGACAAGTGGGGTAGGAGAGCCCTTTTCCTTGAAGGTGGAGTTCAAATGCTCATTTGCCAG GCTGTAGTTGCAGCTGCTATAGGAGCAAAGTTTGGAATTGATGGAAACCCTGGTGATTTGCCAAAATGGTATGCAGTTGTTGTGGTTCTCTTCATTTGCATTTACGTATCAGCATTTGCCTGGTCATGGGGTCCCCTAGGTTGGTTGGTGCCTAGTGAGATCTTTCCCTTGGAGATCCGTTCGGCTGCTCAAAGTATAAATGTGTCGGTGAACATGTTTTTCACTTTCTTGATTGCACAAGTCTTCTTGACAATGCTTTGCCACATGAAGTTCGGCTTGTTCATCTTCTTTGCCTTTTTCGTGTTGATCATGACATTCTTCATCTACTTCTTCTTGCCTGAAACCAAGGGCATTCCCATTGAAGAAATGAACCAGGTTTGGAAGGCACACCCCTTCTGGTCCAGATTCGTGGAGAATGATGATTATGGCAATGGTGTTGAGATGGGGAGGGGAACTGCTATCAAAGAAGTGTAG